The Planktothrix tepida PCC 9214 genome window below encodes:
- a CDS encoding MBL fold metallo-hydrolase yields the protein MLFRQLFDPETSTYTYLIADETTQEAILVDPVLEQVERDITLLEQLGLTLRYCLETHVHADHITGTGKLRERTGCSGIVPENAIVNCADRFIKDGEILEIGKVKIQAIATLGHTDSHMAYLVNGEWLLTGDSLLIRGCGRTDFQSGNAGLLYDHITQKLFTLPDQTAVYPGHDYQGRTVSTIGEEKQFNPRFVGKDRNSFIEMMNNLNLPNPKKIAEAVPANQLCGNQV from the coding sequence ATGCTCTTTCGCCAACTGTTCGATCCAGAAACCAGTACCTATACTTATCTAATTGCGGACGAAACAACTCAAGAGGCGATTTTAGTTGATCCTGTGTTAGAGCAAGTAGAACGAGATATCACCCTATTGGAACAATTAGGATTGACCTTGCGGTATTGTTTAGAAACCCATGTTCATGCGGATCATATTACCGGAACTGGAAAACTTAGAGAACGCACCGGATGTTCAGGAATTGTTCCCGAAAACGCCATTGTTAATTGTGCCGATCGCTTTATTAAAGATGGAGAAATTTTAGAGATTGGAAAGGTTAAAATTCAAGCGATCGCAACCTTGGGACATACCGATAGCCACATGGCGTATTTAGTGAATGGGGAGTGGTTATTAACTGGAGATTCCTTATTAATTCGAGGCTGTGGACGTACCGATTTTCAAAGTGGAAATGCGGGATTACTCTACGATCATATTACTCAAAAATTATTTACTCTGCCCGATCAAACCGCCGTTTATCCGGGTCATGATTATCAAGGACGAACGGTTTCTACCATTGGAGAAGAAAAACAATTTAATCCTCGGTTTGTTGGCAAAGATCGAAACAGCTTTATTGAGATGATGAATAACTTAAATCTACCTAACCCGAAAAAAATTGCTGAAGCAGTTCCGGCGAATCAACTGTGTGGAAATCAAGTTTAA
- a CDS encoding heterodisulfide reductase-related iron-sulfur binding cluster: MKVARQNLAWEKHQKHVPTVDEPGGNVWGCFRSCFLQSAAPYTEGIAYKILKNDLGIDLREAAGHTSCGAIGYHGDVTNLETQMVVAARNFSVAHDELGVDNLFSFCVTSFANYTEMIQLWEEEPELREYTEKMLKETTGREFWVPHVSGGRPSVVHASDVFFANRHKLAEKAKYSLKGIKAVDHIGCHYGKIFPGECMGGSEFPQVLVGLLEAFGAEIVDYPERRHCCGMGFRQCAFPENRDYTASSVYKKMKSLKETHPDCNLILTNCPGCTVFLDAEQGTIKEVLEEEFNVSILDYAQLTGLMLGYDPFKDCGLNAKVVPIEPLLDKIGISYDKSKTFEERRRPF, from the coding sequence ATGAAAGTAGCTAGACAAAATTTAGCTTGGGAAAAACATCAAAAGCACGTTCCAACCGTTGATGAACCCGGTGGGAATGTATGGGGATGTTTCCGCAGTTGTTTTCTGCAAAGTGCTGCCCCCTATACAGAAGGAATTGCCTATAAAATCTTAAAAAATGACTTAGGAATTGATTTACGCGAAGCAGCTGGACATACTTCTTGTGGGGCAATTGGCTATCACGGAGATGTGACTAATCTGGAAACCCAAATGGTGGTTGCGGCTCGTAATTTTTCCGTTGCCCATGATGAATTAGGAGTCGATAATCTCTTCTCATTTTGTGTGACTTCTTTCGCGAATTACACTGAAATGATTCAACTTTGGGAAGAAGAACCAGAGTTACGAGAATATACAGAAAAAATGTTAAAAGAAACCACAGGGCGTGAGTTTTGGGTTCCTCATGTTTCTGGGGGTAGACCGTCTGTAGTTCATGCGTCTGATGTGTTTTTTGCCAATCGCCATAAATTAGCAGAAAAAGCTAAATATAGTTTAAAAGGAATAAAAGCGGTTGATCATATTGGCTGCCACTATGGCAAAATCTTTCCGGGTGAGTGCATGGGGGGATCTGAATTTCCCCAAGTTTTAGTCGGGTTATTAGAAGCATTTGGCGCGGAAATTGTTGATTATCCAGAAAGAAGACATTGCTGCGGCATGGGTTTTCGTCAATGTGCATTTCCTGAAAATCGAGACTATACCGCTAGTAGCGTTTATAAAAAGATGAAAAGTCTCAAAGAAACCCATCCCGATTGTAATTTAATTTTAACCAATTGTCCGGGGTGTACGGTGTTTTTAGATGCGGAGCAAGGAACGATTAAAGAAGTCTTGGAAGAAGAATTTAATGTTAGTATTCTCGACTATGCTCAACTGACGGGTTTGATGTTAGGATACGATCCTTTTAAAGATTGTGGATTAAATGCCAAAGTTGTTCCTATTGAACCCTTATTAGATAAAATTGGCATTTCTTACGACAAATCTAAAACCTTTGAAGAACGGAGAAGACCGTTTTAA
- a CDS encoding rhodanese-like domain-containing protein, producing the protein MDMFMFGNLGKIRQKLLLLFLLIGLLLSPVLLFKPVPALASSFDLGEPVNAPENLNPVITHFLEEIPPRYYAIMKIQDLQNLIQQGDLVLIDVREPSEYAFGHIPTAINIPLRSLTQNIDQIPQDRPVVLYCTTGYRTAMGVMALELLGYQNVRGFPPSIQGWKAAGQLLETVL; encoded by the coding sequence ATGGATATGTTTATGTTTGGAAATCTCGGTAAAATCAGGCAAAAATTATTATTATTATTTTTGCTGATTGGGTTGCTCCTTTCTCCTGTCTTACTGTTTAAGCCTGTACCTGCCTTAGCCAGTTCTTTTGATTTAGGAGAGCCGGTTAATGCACCGGAAAATTTGAACCCAGTGATCACTCATTTTTTGGAAGAAATTCCTCCCCGATATTATGCAATCATGAAGATTCAGGATCTTCAAAATCTGATACAACAAGGTGATCTGGTTTTAATTGATGTTCGAGAACCTTCTGAATATGCTTTCGGTCATATTCCAACTGCCATCAACATTCCTTTAAGATCCTTAACTCAAAATATCGATCAAATTCCTCAAGATCGTCCTGTGGTTTTGTATTGTACAACAGGTTATCGGACGGCAATGGGAGTGATGGCATTAGAACTTTTAGGCTATCAGAATGTTCGAGGATTTCCTCCTAGTATTCAAGGTTGGAAAGCAGCCGGACAACTTTTAGAAACAGTCTTGTAA
- the petC gene encoding cytochrome b6-f complex iron-sulfur subunit: MENSLPLESPSLSRRQLLNFLTGAVVATTAGAVLYPVVEYVLPPAESGEDGAILAKDILGNPIPASQILAEAPGTRALVAGLAGDPTYLIVEENSCLNSMGIVNNCTHLGCTFPWNSVDQQFQCPCHGSRYSADGSVLRGPAPLPLKLVHVAVRNNQIWISPWTELDPRTQAQPWWV; the protein is encoded by the coding sequence ATGGAAAATAGCCTACCTCTGGAAAGTCCTTCTTTGTCCCGTCGTCAACTCCTGAATTTTTTAACAGGTGCAGTTGTTGCGACCACTGCGGGAGCCGTTCTTTATCCTGTAGTTGAATATGTTCTTCCTCCGGCAGAAAGTGGAGAAGATGGGGCAATTTTGGCAAAAGATATCTTAGGAAATCCCATTCCTGCTAGCCAAATTTTAGCCGAGGCCCCTGGAACTCGTGCTTTAGTTGCGGGTTTAGCAGGAGATCCAACCTATTTGATTGTTGAAGAAAATAGCTGTTTAAATTCGATGGGAATTGTCAATAATTGTACCCATTTAGGGTGTACGTTTCCTTGGAATTCTGTTGATCAACAATTTCAATGTCCTTGTCATGGTTCCCGTTATAGTGCCGATGGTTCAGTTTTACGAGGGCCAGCACCTTTACCGTTAAAATTAGTTCATGTTGCGGTTAGAAATAACCAAATTTGGATTTCTCCCTGGACAGAATTAGATCCCCGAACTCAAGCTCAACCTTGGTGGGTTTAA
- a CDS encoding rhodanese-like domain-containing protein: MVCKPDKINDYQCNYPTQNMANFITDQLQSIDATTLKQWLEQDEITLIDVREPSEYAGEHISGSISMPLSTFDPNQLPINGSKPFVFYCQTSNRSSQAAQKLFAFGFKQVMHLQGGLNSWKQVGYPTLVNKNAPISMMRQVQIIAGSLVLIGTLLGVFVSPNFLFLSGFVGAGLLFAGITNTCMMAQLLAKLPYNQRV, translated from the coding sequence ATGGTCTGCAAACCTGATAAAATTAATGATTACCAATGCAATTACCCGACTCAAAATATGGCTAACTTTATTACTGACCAATTACAATCAATTGATGCGACAACCTTAAAACAATGGCTGGAACAAGATGAAATTACTCTGATTGATGTTCGAGAACCGTCTGAATATGCAGGAGAACATATTTCCGGGTCAATTTCCATGCCCTTATCTACATTTGATCCGAATCAATTACCGATTAACGGCTCAAAACCCTTTGTTTTTTACTGCCAAACCAGCAACCGCAGTAGCCAAGCGGCTCAAAAATTGTTTGCCTTTGGGTTTAAACAGGTCATGCACCTACAAGGGGGATTAAACAGTTGGAAACAAGTAGGATATCCCACCCTTGTTAATAAAAATGCACCTATTAGCATGATGCGACAGGTACAAATAATTGCGGGTTCATTGGTGTTAATCGGAACCTTATTAGGTGTATTTGTTTCTCCCAATTTTTTATTTTTAAGTGGGTTTGTCGGGGCTGGATTACTCTTTGCCGGAATTACCAATACTTGCATGATGGCACAATTATTAGCAAAATTACCTTATAATCAGCGTGTTTAA
- a CDS encoding 4Fe-4S dicluster domain-containing protein — MATKAKKFVFGLKADRQLDGDKMNSDFVKKVVAEGGKGAVIAACMQCGTCSGGCTNIDQMDMSPRTLILMTQRGEWEKVLKSNALWMCSSCYICTSRCPRGVRPSDVIEAVKAIAIREGIENNSTRFNQIFVELVQKRGILFEPELMQKYGGLQAMIDQAELGIKLTLKGKMSPFPAKIKDPKTFSEALEEAKQS, encoded by the coding sequence ATGGCAACAAAAGCGAAAAAATTTGTCTTTGGGTTGAAAGCTGATCGCCAACTCGATGGCGATAAAATGAACTCCGATTTTGTTAAAAAAGTGGTTGCTGAAGGGGGAAAAGGGGCTGTGATCGCGGCTTGTATGCAGTGTGGGACTTGTAGCGGTGGCTGTACCAATATTGATCAGATGGATATGTCCCCTCGAACTCTCATTTTAATGACACAACGAGGGGAATGGGAGAAGGTACTTAAAAGTAACGCTTTGTGGATGTGTAGTTCTTGTTATATTTGTACCTCCCGATGTCCCCGTGGGGTGCGTCCTTCTGATGTGATTGAAGCGGTAAAAGCGATCGCCATTCGCGAAGGAATTGAGAACAATTCAACTCGTTTTAATCAAATTTTTGTTGAGTTAGTGCAGAAACGAGGCATTCTGTTTGAACCAGAATTAATGCAGAAATATGGCGGTTTACAAGCCATGATCGATCAAGCAGAATTGGGCATTAAATTAACCCTTAAAGGAAAAATGTCACCGTTTCCTGCAAAAATCAAAGACCCTAAAACCTTTAGTGAAGCATTAGAAGAGGCAAAACAATCATGA
- a CDS encoding FAD-dependent oxidoreductase, giving the protein MNKPVVIIGGGPAGLAAAGKLQDFGYEVVLIEKQAEIGGHLNKWYKVFPDFTDASEITANLKAGLGKTRILTNTTVTEIQGSAPNFQLTTSTGENLEAAAILVSTGYKHFDARLKEEYGYGIYDNCITSVELDLMLKDQNIKTRSGQVPKKIAMIHCVGSRDEKVNNNYCSRVCCTNTIKLAIEIKEQHPDCDVYCLYMDIRVFGRGYEELYRTSQEQYGVQFLRGRLSEASEKKDGNLLLRLEDTLTAKPMRLSVDLLVLMVGMEGNPELAEIANLKLGCDRFYATAHQQYSNNMSTREGIFLAGAATGPKAIMESITDGRSAAAEIASFVARYSQNLATHLNGQFITEIATSLK; this is encoded by the coding sequence ATGAACAAACCTGTGGTGATTATTGGTGGTGGCCCTGCGGGATTGGCAGCGGCTGGAAAACTTCAAGACTTTGGTTATGAGGTGGTTTTAATTGAAAAACAAGCTGAAATTGGCGGACATTTAAACAAGTGGTATAAAGTGTTTCCTGACTTTACGGACGCTTCAGAAATTACGGCTAATCTGAAAGCAGGTTTAGGAAAAACTCGAATTTTAACTAATACAACCGTAACTGAAATTCAAGGGTCTGCCCCCAACTTTCAACTCACAACATCAACGGGAGAAAATCTTGAAGCAGCAGCAATTTTAGTTTCAACCGGATATAAGCATTTTGATGCCAGATTGAAGGAAGAATACGGTTATGGAATTTATGATAATTGCATCACTTCAGTTGAACTCGATCTGATGCTAAAAGACCAGAATATTAAAACCCGGTCGGGACAAGTTCCGAAAAAAATAGCCATGATTCATTGCGTTGGTTCTCGTGATGAAAAGGTGAATAATAATTACTGTTCTCGCGTTTGTTGTACAAATACGATTAAACTGGCGATTGAAATTAAAGAACAACATCCCGATTGTGACGTTTACTGCCTTTATATGGATATACGGGTGTTTGGTCGCGGTTATGAGGAACTTTACCGCACCTCTCAAGAACAATATGGGGTGCAATTTTTACGGGGTCGGTTGTCAGAAGCGAGTGAGAAAAAGGATGGCAATTTATTACTGCGCTTAGAAGATACCTTAACGGCAAAACCGATGCGATTAAGCGTTGATTTGTTAGTGTTAATGGTGGGAATGGAAGGCAACCCAGAGTTAGCAGAAATAGCGAATTTAAAATTAGGATGTGATCGCTTTTATGCCACCGCCCATCAACAATATTCTAATAATATGTCAACCCGTGAAGGTATTTTTCTAGCGGGGGCAGCAACAGGGCCAAAAGCCATTATGGAATCAATTACCGATGGTCGCTCGGCTGCCGCAGAAATTGCCAGTTTTGTTGCTCGTTATTCACAAAATTTAGCAACTCATTTGAATGGGCAATTCATAACAGAAATAGCAACATCTCTCAAATAA
- a CDS encoding SulP family inorganic anion transporter, which translates to MFKLTSMQQYFPILNWGLNYKKTDLTGDLTAGIIVASLLIPQGMAYAMLAGLPPEVGLYASIFPQIVYACLGTASMLSVAPVAVDSLMVATAVSAIAKENTPEYWGYALTLALLVGIIELLIGIFRLGFVANFLSQAVISGFISAAAILIGFSQVKHLLGIKIPQTESFLSTVTAIFQESPHLNGITLTLGIISLVLLLYFNRGLGQYLKSKGVQESIIIPLTKSGPLMVVIASSILVGLLHLDQLFGVKVVGEIPKGFPPLTFPNLDLNHLQLLGTSALAISFVGFMEAFSVGQFLASKQRKTVEANQELIALGASNITASFTGGYPITGGLSRSVVNYSAGANTGLASVITAVFLMLTVLILTPLFYYLPQTSLAAIILVAVGNLLDFSTLKRLWQYNKLDAITWCGTFVAVLFTSAQEGIIIGVLISLVLHLARTSKPHIAIVGRVGNTEHFRNILRHSVATCPHILAVRVDESLYFVNTKYLENYLLKLVTEQKEVEYLLLVCSGINLIDGSALETLQRLIDDLRGMGIEFYLSEVKGPVFDQLEKVGFVDKLGRDHIFLSTDQAMKELSQRVSV; encoded by the coding sequence GTGTTTAAGTTAACATCAATGCAACAATATTTTCCGATTTTAAACTGGGGATTAAATTACAAAAAAACAGATTTAACCGGAGATTTAACCGCCGGAATTATTGTTGCAAGTTTGTTAATTCCCCAGGGAATGGCTTATGCAATGCTGGCAGGTTTACCCCCAGAAGTCGGGCTCTATGCCAGCATTTTTCCTCAGATTGTTTATGCCTGTTTAGGAACCGCTTCCATGCTGTCGGTGGCTCCGGTTGCGGTCGATTCTTTAATGGTCGCAACGGCTGTGAGTGCGATCGCCAAAGAAAACACGCCAGAATATTGGGGATATGCCTTAACCTTAGCTTTATTAGTCGGAATCATTGAACTTTTAATCGGAATTTTTCGGTTAGGATTTGTTGCCAATTTCCTCAGCCAAGCGGTGATTTCTGGTTTTATTAGTGCCGCAGCCATTCTAATTGGATTTAGCCAAGTTAAACATCTATTGGGAATCAAAATTCCTCAAACTGAATCGTTTTTAAGTACCGTTACTGCTATTTTTCAGGAAAGTCCTCATCTCAATGGCATAACGTTGACATTAGGAATAATCAGTTTAGTCTTATTACTCTATTTTAATCGAGGTTTAGGACAATATCTCAAATCCAAAGGAGTTCAGGAATCAATTATTATTCCCCTCACCAAAAGTGGGCCGTTAATGGTGGTGATCGCAAGTTCAATCTTAGTCGGGTTACTCCATTTAGATCAATTATTTGGGGTGAAAGTGGTGGGAGAAATTCCTAAAGGGTTTCCGCCTTTGACTTTCCCTAATTTAGATCTAAACCATCTGCAATTATTAGGAACCTCCGCCTTAGCCATTAGTTTTGTTGGCTTTATGGAAGCGTTTTCAGTGGGGCAATTTTTAGCCAGTAAACAACGCAAAACAGTTGAAGCCAATCAAGAATTAATTGCCTTGGGAGCCTCAAATATTACCGCCTCATTCACGGGAGGCTATCCAATAACGGGGGGATTAAGTCGTTCCGTTGTCAACTATTCCGCCGGAGCCAATACCGGGTTAGCATCAGTCATTACTGCCGTATTTTTGATGTTAACGGTTTTGATTTTAACACCTTTATTTTATTACTTACCCCAAACCAGTTTAGCCGCGATTATTTTAGTTGCCGTTGGCAATCTCCTTGATTTTTCGACTCTAAAACGGTTATGGCAATATAATAAACTGGATGCAATTACCTGGTGCGGTACGTTTGTTGCAGTTCTGTTCACCAGCGCACAAGAAGGTATTATTATTGGGGTATTAATTTCTTTAGTTTTACATTTAGCTCGAACCAGTAAACCCCATATTGCGATTGTGGGACGGGTGGGAAATACAGAACATTTTCGCAATATTCTACGTCATTCGGTGGCAACTTGCCCTCATATTTTAGCGGTGCGCGTGGATGAAAGTTTATATTTTGTGAATACTAAATATTTAGAAAACTATTTATTAAAGCTGGTAACAGAACAAAAAGAAGTTGAATATTTACTCTTAGTTTGCAGTGGGATTAACTTAATTGATGGCAGTGCTTTAGAAACCCTTCAACGTTTGATTGATGATTTAAGGGGAATGGGCATTGAGTTTTATTTATCTGAAGTCAAAGGCCCGGTTTTTGATCAATTAGAAAAAGTTGGGTTTGTGGATAAATTAGGACGCGATCACATTTTCTTAAGCACAGACCAAGCCATGAAAGAATTATCTCAACGAGTTTCCGTTTAA
- a CDS encoding phytanoyl-CoA dioxygenase family protein, giving the protein MNQNSFRNQWNEQGFIVIPQLLEASEVRKLQRICDRIFQDWLQESSTPEQAANFTNLAFLTEPRYFIHHPEELPVLLNAIANPKILDILNQIVDEDLLFYNTQYFFNPANHTRAGDWHRDQQFDAPDEDTEKVRMKQSIGIHVHIALIPDSNLEYIPGSHQRWDTPQEREIRKGLNGKKPNSPAMPNATRIHLNSGDAVFFDAWGIHRGNYIADVPRRTFDIIYGTLADWCSPPPTCFLQPNILQELTPESQNLFKGLINILSALNPN; this is encoded by the coding sequence ATGAATCAAAATTCTTTCAGAAACCAATGGAATGAACAAGGTTTCATCGTTATTCCTCAACTATTAGAGGCTTCCGAGGTGAGGAAACTGCAAAGGATTTGTGATCGCATTTTTCAAGACTGGTTGCAGGAGTCATCCACACCTGAACAAGCTGCCAATTTTACCAATTTAGCTTTTTTAACCGAACCTCGTTATTTTATTCATCATCCTGAAGAACTTCCGGTCTTATTAAATGCGATCGCAAATCCCAAAATTTTAGACATTTTAAATCAAATTGTAGATGAAGATTTATTATTTTATAATACCCAATATTTTTTCAATCCAGCTAACCATACCCGTGCAGGAGATTGGCATCGAGATCAACAGTTTGATGCTCCCGATGAAGACACCGAAAAAGTGAGAATGAAGCAAAGCATTGGGATTCATGTCCATATTGCCTTGATTCCCGATAGTAATTTAGAATATATTCCGGGTTCTCACCAGCGTTGGGACACACCTCAAGAACGAGAGATTCGTAAAGGTTTAAACGGTAAAAAGCCGAATTCTCCAGCGATGCCGAATGCGACTCGAATTCATCTCAATTCAGGAGATGCAGTATTTTTTGATGCCTGGGGTATTCATCGCGGAAATTATATTGCGGATGTACCTCGTCGAACCTTTGATATCATCTATGGAACTCTAGCTGATTGGTGTTCACCTCCTCCAACTTGTTTTTTACAACCTAATATTCTACAAGAATTAACTCCCGAATCTCAAAATTTATTTAAGGGTTTAATTAATATTCTTTCAGCTTTAAATCCAAATTAA
- a CDS encoding NAD(P)/FAD-dependent oxidoreductase yields the protein MVISTIKPVEISDKVTLPTVTKTLNYQIVIIGAGAAGITTASLLFNQNHFLDIAIIDPSDKHYYQPGWTLTGGGVFQIEDTVRNQRDVIPQDATWIKDKVIHLDPDHNQVLTQAGFLVRYDYLIVCPGIQIDWHLISGLKEALGKEGVTTNYSPRYAPYTWELIRNFKGGNALFTFPNTPIKCGGAPQKVMYMADDTFRLKWGVRQRTNVMFFSPGNRMFSVPEYSHLLENVIKEREINVQFRHNLKAIIAETKTALFDILDNNGNVIDQVSYPYDMIHVAPPQSAPDFIKHSPLAVPNNPYGWVDIDAYTLQHKRYPNVFSLGDASSLPTSKTAAAIRKQAPVVAKNLLALMASKPLISQYDGYTCCPLITGYDRTIMAEFNGYNTTVISSFPLNPVKERAIMWTMKVTALPWIYWNRMLTGDRFEGEYIKFMQWKK from the coding sequence ATGGTTATATCTACAATCAAACCCGTCGAAATTTCCGATAAAGTGACACTTCCAACGGTTACTAAAACCTTAAATTATCAAATCGTGATTATCGGAGCAGGGGCAGCCGGAATTACAACCGCATCTCTACTTTTTAATCAGAATCATTTTCTCGATATTGCTATTATTGATCCTTCCGATAAACACTATTATCAACCGGGTTGGACATTAACGGGAGGGGGTGTCTTCCAGATTGAAGATACCGTTAGAAATCAACGAGATGTTATTCCTCAAGATGCCACTTGGATTAAAGATAAAGTCATTCACTTAGACCCAGATCACAATCAAGTTTTAACTCAAGCGGGTTTCCTGGTTCGATATGATTATTTAATTGTTTGTCCGGGTATTCAAATTGATTGGCATCTGATTTCAGGACTCAAAGAAGCGTTAGGAAAAGAGGGTGTCACCACAAATTATTCTCCTCGGTATGCACCCTATACTTGGGAATTGATTCGTAATTTTAAAGGTGGAAATGCTTTATTTACCTTTCCGAATACTCCGATTAAATGTGGGGGTGCACCTCAAAAAGTCATGTACATGGCCGATGACACTTTCCGTCTAAAATGGGGAGTTCGTCAACGAACCAACGTGATGTTTTTTTCCCCCGGAAATCGGATGTTTTCTGTTCCTGAATATTCTCATCTGTTAGAAAATGTTATTAAAGAACGAGAGATTAATGTTCAGTTCCGACATAATTTAAAAGCGATTATCGCTGAAACAAAAACAGCACTTTTCGATATTTTGGATAACAATGGCAATGTAATTGATCAAGTGAGTTATCCCTATGATATGATTCACGTTGCTCCGCCCCAAAGTGCACCGGACTTTATTAAACATAGTCCTTTAGCTGTTCCGAATAATCCCTATGGTTGGGTTGATATCGATGCTTATACCTTGCAACATAAGCGATATCCGAATGTTTTTAGTTTAGGTGATGCTTCATCTTTACCCACTTCTAAAACCGCCGCCGCTATTCGCAAACAAGCACCGGTTGTTGCTAAAAATTTACTCGCTTTGATGGCTTCAAAACCGTTAATCAGTCAATATGATGGTTATACTTGTTGTCCCTTAATTACCGGGTATGATCGGACTATTATGGCAGAATTTAATGGTTATAATACCACAGTTATATCCAGTTTCCCCCTCAATCCGGTTAAAGAACGGGCAATTATGTGGACAATGAAAGTTACCGCTTTACCCTGGATTTATTGGAATCGAATGCTTACGGGAGATCGATTTGAGGGAGAGTACATTAAATTTATGCAGTGGAAAAAATAA
- a CDS encoding DUF2202 domain-containing protein: MQTVNNFSSVNSSLDASETEGLLYMREEEKLAHDVYVTLYEQWGLSIFNNIANSEDRHDNQIETLLNNYQIEDPVGDNLIGVFVNPDLQQLYNNLIAQGSESLTAALQVGVLIEETDIADLQERIAQTDNADIQKVYEQLLKGSNNHLSAFTSNLTGETVNTNSSNTSNNLTNQIQETIIDDPLTGGGSNQSFVSNGGGNSAYAANFVLGSSSQINSTGLSAVEQSYLNIDNSFTARNQPFASSNIGGISNLSTNDLPMGFSLTQNPMAALTIMQTIARI; this comes from the coding sequence ATGCAGACAGTTAATAATTTTAGTAGCGTCAATAGCAGTCTGGATGCCTCCGAAACGGAAGGACTCCTCTATATGCGCGAAGAAGAAAAACTGGCGCATGATGTCTACGTCACCCTGTATGAACAGTGGGGATTGTCTATTTTTAACAACATCGCCAATAGCGAAGATCGTCATGATAATCAGATAGAAACCCTGCTTAATAACTATCAAATTGAAGATCCAGTTGGTGATAATCTGATCGGTGTTTTTGTCAATCCAGATTTACAACAATTGTACAATAATCTGATAGCCCAAGGCAGTGAATCCCTAACGGCAGCCTTACAGGTAGGAGTGTTGATTGAGGAGACTGATATTGCAGATTTACAAGAGCGAATTGCCCAAACAGATAACGCTGATATTCAAAAGGTATATGAACAACTTTTGAAGGGATCAAATAATCATCTGAGTGCATTTACTTCAAACTTGACTGGCGAAACTGTTAATACTAACTCCTCTAATACCTCTAATAATTTAACGAATCAGATTCAGGAAACAATAATAGATGACCCTCTAACTGGAGGTGGAAGCAATCAAAGCTTCGTTAGCAATGGTGGGGGTAACTCAGCTTATGCAGCAAATTTTGTCTTGGGTTCGTCAAGTCAAATTAACAGCACTGGGTTATCAGCAGTTGAGCAGAGTTATCTGAATATTGATAATAGTTTTACTGCCCGAAACCAGCCCTTTGCTTCATCTAATATAGGAGGGATCAGTAACTTATCTACAAACGACTTGCCGATGGGCTTTTCTCTGACTCAAAACCCGATGGCTGCTCTTACTATAATGCAGACAATAGCCAGAATATGA
- a CDS encoding 4Fe-4S dicluster domain-containing protein: MGQLVNELKRDIQYQHGMNACLNCGICTAVCPAAEVYDYSPREVMNICHLEDEDSLIELLKSDKIWFCGQCFSCKPRCPRGNSTAQVILALRRLSVRYGYFAESEKGRQQLFAKRVFGENLLKRGYTLVAENITPAHFPELGENWEYYYEHMAEMREWWDVPMNLENSAGSHRMIPEKDMDELRAIYQATGALELMDAVEKGMEKKLGSKEEVEKYWENWVETADSRNYEMGE; the protein is encoded by the coding sequence ATGGGCCAGCTAGTTAACGAACTTAAACGAGATATTCAATACCAACACGGGATGAATGCCTGCCTGAACTGTGGCATCTGTACTGCGGTTTGTCCAGCCGCCGAAGTTTATGACTACTCTCCGAGAGAAGTGATGAACATTTGCCATCTGGAAGATGAAGACTCCCTCATAGAGTTACTTAAATCTGATAAAATCTGGTTTTGCGGACAATGTTTCTCCTGTAAACCCCGATGTCCCAGAGGTAACAGCACCGCCCAAGTGATTCTGGCTTTGCGTCGGCTTTCAGTTCGTTATGGTTACTTTGCAGAGTCCGAAAAAGGCAGACAACAATTATTTGCTAAACGAGTCTTTGGGGAAAATCTGCTTAAACGAGGTTATACCTTAGTGGCAGAAAATATCACCCCGGCCCACTTTCCTGAACTCGGAGAAAACTGGGAATACTATTACGAACACATGGCGGAAATGCGAGAGTGGTGGGATGTTCCCATGAACTTAGAAAATAGTGCAGGTTCCCACCGCATGATACCCGAAAAAGACATGGATGAATTGCGGGCAATTTATCAAGCAACTGGGGCGCTTGAGTTAATGGATGCTGTTGAAAAAGGCATGGAAAAGAAACTCGGTAGTAAAGAAGAAGTTGAAAAATATTGGGAAAATTGGGTAGAAACGGCTGATAGCAGAAACTACGAGATGGGAGAATAA